Proteins encoded by one window of Haematobia irritans isolate KBUSLIRL chromosome 2, ASM5000362v1, whole genome shotgun sequence:
- the mira gene encoding coiled-coil domain-containing protein miranda, producing MSFSKAKLKRFNDVDTAACSSPARHVNCTESSGTPTPTTTTSAAAAHPERKEQIEKFFKEAVRFASSSKDAKEFAIPKEDKKSKGLRLFRTPSLPHRLRFRQNSDLAAAALSNNNNAGSSTASSTPLQSATTTPVKELPKSASRLKGKEALHQEIRHKNELIENYMSQIDVLKRHVDQLKDTETKLREEHTCAQLKTETMIHEMTTENKSLKELNDQLTVDNSRYVETINRLESEIRELNEKHAAQVEELTKLSETLKSTNEHLELEGKKHLESQAAMQSQISKLEQDIQEAQTRLAGDAEKARENFEIIENLKNINGSLMADVNNLKQQIEQDALSYAQENKIIQNEMDCLKNERNTLKNDLASKCDLIKSLQDELLDKSCEIDAHCDTIRQLCRDKAQYVERERLMNSAEEKVRNAEAQAEQKVQKLESDLENAIEREKAYWRSELEKRQKMAENEIIKIELEKQDVMVLLESTNDMLRDRDEKIQKYEDQLRNGIDYYVQLTDNLQKQVVDLKNDVAKTITEKYNYQLTLNNTRSTVNILMERLKKSDADVEQLKAELESIQLAKGALEQSYLSLQAELEQVKSQLQESEATLASLKASSESLQKEERIDGDAAKYLDMYNELKSKDETREIYMQDMKKALDEFATVLQFAQLELDNKDTTLLKVREECEQLKLENITLKSKVEESSSKVATPAKKNSTDLEKIEVLLNDSELRAECEKIASWFLNSNEKNVRNDSSNEISELLKPTTPNNKASRTCTTPVRSSGGKVSVTTVNTPRTPRTPKTTSSHTPRTTPKKTVLFPGKENIPSPQKQVLKARNV from the exons ATGTCCTTCTCCAAAGCTAAACTTAAGCGGTTCAATGATGTGGATACTGCTGCCTGCAGCTCTCCCGCTCGACATGTGAACTGTACAGAATCGAGCGGAACTCCAACTCCTACCACGACCACATCTGCCGCTGCTGCTCATCCAGAGCGTAAGGAGCaaatagaaaaattcttcaaggaGGCAGTGCGTTTCGCTTCAAGCTCCAAAGACGCCAAGGAATTTGCCATACCTAAGGAGGACAAGAAATCCAAAGGTCTACGCTTATTCCGTACACCTTCATTGCCACATCGCTTACGCTTCCGTCAAAATTCCGATTTAGCAGCAGCTGCATTGAGTAACAATAATAATGCGGGCTCCTCAACAGCCAGTTCAACCCCCTTGCAATCGGCCACTACCACCCCCGTTAAAGAGCTACCGAAGTCTGCTAGTCGTTTGAAGGGTAAGGAAGCTCTGCATCAGGAGATTCGTCATAAAAATGAACTTATTGAGAATTACATGAGCCAAATTGATGTTCTCAAACGTCACGTGGATCAACTTAAGGACACCGAAACGAAATTACGTGAAGAGCATACTTGTGCTCAGCTTAAGACAGAGACCATGATCCACGAAATGACCACCGAAAATAAGTCTCTTAAAGAACTAAACGATCAACTCACTGTCGACAACTCTAGATATGTGGAAACTATAAACAGGTTGGAATCTGAGATACGAGAGCTTAATGAAAAACATGCTGCACAGGTTGAGGAATTGACCAAGTTAAGTGAGACTTTAAAATCTACAAACGAACACTTGGAACTTGAAGGCAAGAAGCATTTAGAGTCACAAGCGGCAATGCAATCCCAAATCTCCAAATTGGAGCAAGATATACAAGAGGCACAGACCCGTTTGGCTGGCGATGCCGAAAAGGCTCGCGAGAACTTTGAAATCATAGAGAATCTGAAAAATATCAATGGCTCTCTTATGGCCGACGTAAATAACCTAAAGCAACAGATCGAGCAAGATGCTCTCTCTTATGCACAAGAAAATAAGATCATACAAAATGAAATGGATTGTCTTAAAAATGAGCGCAATACTCTCAAGAATGATCTGGCCAGTAAGTGCGATCTCATAAAATCTCTGCAGGATGAACTTCTAGATAAAAGTTGCGAAATCGATGCTCATTGCGATACAATTCGCCAATTATGCCGAGATAAGGCCCAGTATGTTGAGAGAGAGCGTCTTATGAACTCGGCCGAAGAGAAGGTACGAAACGCTGAGGcccaagcagaacaaaaagttcaGAAATTGGAATCCGATTTGGAAAATGCCATTGAACGCGAGAAGGCTTACTGGCGTTCTGAACTTGAGAAGCGTCAAAAGATGGCCGAAAACGAGATTATTAAGATCGAATTGGAGAAACAAGATGTGATGGTCTTATTGGAAAGTACCAATGATATGTTGCGAGACCGCGAtgagaaaattcaaaaatacgaGGACCAATTGCGTAACGGCATCGATTACTACGTCCAATTGACGGACAATTTGCAAAAGCAAGTTGTTGATCTTAAGAACGATGTGGCCAAAACCATAACCGAAAAGTATAATTACCAGTTAACTTTGAATAATACCCGGTCAACCGTGAACATTCTCATGGAACGCCTGAAGAAATCAGATGCCGATGTTGAGCAGCTAAAAGCTGAACTCGAGTCCATCCAGTTGGCCAAGGGCGCTTTGGAGCAAAGCTATTTGTCGTTGCAAGCCGAGCTCGAACAAGTGAAATCTCAATTGCAAGAATCTGAAGCAACCCTAGCCTCCCTCAAAGCTTCATCGGAGTCGTTACAAAAAGAG GAGCGCATCGATGGTGATGCTGCCAAATACCTGGATATGTACAACGAGCTCAAAAGTAAGGACGAGACGCGAGAAATCTACATGCAGGACATGAAGAAAGCTCTCGACGAATTTGCCACAGTACTGCAATTTGCCCAGCTCGAATTGGACAACAAAGACACCACCCTTCTCAAGGTCCGTGAAGAATGTGAGCAACTTAAACTTGAGAACATCACACTCAAATCCAAAGTAGAGGAGAGCTCATCGAAAGTAGCAACCCCAGCCAAAAAGAACAGCACCGATTTGGAGAAGATCGAGGTACTGTTGAATGATTCAGAATTGCGCGCAGAATGTGAGAAGATTGCATCATGGTTCCTCAATTCAAATGAGAAGAATGTCCGAAATGATAGCTCGAATGAAATCAGCGAACTGCTTAAGCCCACCACGCCGAACAATAAGGCCTCGCGTACGTGCACTACGCCAGTGCGTTCATCTGGTGGCAAGGTCTCAGTCACAACGGTCAATACCCCACGTACGCCACGAACTCCAAAAACAACCTCTTCGCACACCCCACGTACTACACCCAAAAAGACTGTACTCTTCCCAGGCAAAGAGAATATTCCCAGCCCCCAGAAGCAAGTGTTGAAAGCGAGAAATGTGTAA
- the LOC142223251 gene encoding uncharacterized protein LOC142223251: protein MSSAMDVNVKLSRLLLLAHKFNNFYLNGFQKGDIRPFLVEGQQVGLIKSDVIKQLNKYPEVFCIRDCEYTKQGIVELNPAFRDYSERTEKLDQVLRELRSKGLFSALQGWREEYYEVKAEHNSLLKMDRSATPLFGVRKYGVDINGYVKHPTEGLCIWLQQRSNTKETWPGKWDNMVGGGLSVGYGIKETAIKEAFEEASIPGDLVKNLVSAGCVSFFFESDQGLFPNTEYVFDLELPLDFVPHNSDGEVQAFELLPAKECIERVFTSDFKTTSCPVVIDFLIRHGFITPENEFWFTQIIELLHVPLQSLYTYKQKLEESRKQQQKQLTQSQQLTDPPSIDKLANNKIIENGHTKPITN, encoded by the exons atgtcGTCGGCGATGGATGTAAACGTTAAGTTATCCCGTCTGCTTTTGTTAGCCCATAAGTTTaataacttttatttaaatg GGTTTCAAAAAGGAGACATACGTCCTTTCCTAGTCGAAGGTCAACAAGTTGGCCTGATTAAATCCGATGTGATTAAACAGCTAAATAAATACCCCGAAGTATTTTGCATACGTGATTGTGAATACACAAAACAG GGTATAGTGGAATTAAATCCAGCTTTTCGTGATTATTCTGAGCGTACAGAAAAACTTGATCAAGTATTGAGAGAGCTTAGGTCTAAAGGCCTATTTTCTGCATTGCAAGGATGGCGCGAAGAG TATTACGAAGTTAAAGCTGAGCACAATAGTCTATTAAAAATGGATCGTTCCGCTACTCCACTATTTGGTGTACGGAAATATGGCGTCGATATCAATGGTTATGTTAAGCATCCTACAGAAGGTCTTTGCATTTGGCTGCAACAGCGCTCAAATACCAAAGAAACATGGCCTGGTAAATGGGATAATATGGTCGGTGGTGGTTTATCTGTGGGTTATGGCATCAAGGAGACTGCCATCAAGGAGGCATTTGAAGAAGCTTCTATACCAGGCGATCTCGTTAAAAATCTTGTATCGGCTGGATGTGTCTCATTTTTCTTTGAAAGCGATCAAGGTCTTTTTCCCAACACCGAATATGTATTTGATTTAGAACTACCACTGGATTTTGTACCCCACAATTCTGATGGTGAGGTTCAAGCTTTTGAGTTGCTTCCCGCTAAGGAATGTATAGAAAGAGTATTCACATCCGATTTTAAAACAACATCATGTCCAGTTGTAATAGATTTCCTTATAAGGCATGGATTCATAACTccagaaaatg aattttGGTTCACCCAAATTATTGAACTTTTACATGTCCCATTGCAATCTTTGTACACGTACAAGCAAAAATTAGAGGAAAGCAGGAAACAGCAACAGAAGCAATTAACGCAATCGCAGCAATTAACGGATCcaccatcaatagataaattagcaaataacaaaataattgaaaatggtCATACCAAACCCATAACCAATTAA
- the mmy gene encoding UDP-N-acetylglucosamine pyrophosphorylase mmy — protein sequence MIDYVELHKRLQQVGQEHLLKFWDELNENEREELERDISELDLNELKLYFDRATTSLSQNGLKLDDRLQPLPEDKLLSISRAPEHILSSYREEGLKQISLGHVAVLLMAGGQGTRLGFAYPKGMYDVGLQSGKTLFRIQAERIIKLEELAYETTGKKGTITWYIMTSEHTIQPTFEYLESNNYFGMKKENVILFKQGSLPCFEYDGKIMLDQKHRIARAPDGNGGIYRAMKNQGILDDLTKRGILYLHAHSVDNILIKVADPVFIGYCALENAECAAKVVEKSSPTEAVGVVAIVDGKYQVVEYSEISSKTAEMRNADGRLTFNAGNICNHFFSTAFLQKVGSTFEQELKLHVAKKKIPFVDNSGKRITPENPNGIKIEKFVFDVFEFAQKFVAMEVPRDEEFSALKNADSAGKDCPSTARSDLYRLHKKFIEAAGGIVHGEECEISPFVSYAGENLSSLVEGKSFTTPLYLSSERDNTAHL from the exons ATGATTGACTACGTTGAATTGCACAAACGTTTGCAGCAAGTTGGGCAGGAACACTTGCTTAAATTCTGGGATGAATTAAATGAGAATGAAAGGGAAGAACTAGAGCGTGATATATCTGAATTAGATCTTAATGAATTGAAACTGTACTTCGACCGTGCCACAACATCATTATCGCAAAATGGTCTTAAACTAGATGACCGTCTACAACCTTTGCCGGAAGACAAATTGTTAAGTATATCCAGGGCTCCTGAACATATTCTGAGCAGCTACCGAGAAGAAGGATTAaagcaaatttctttgggtcatGTAGCTGTACTACTTATGGCAGGTGGACAAG GAACCCGATTAGGTTTTGCCTACCCCAAAGGCATGTACGATGTTGGTTTACAATCGGGAAAAACACTTTTCCGCATCCAAGCTGAGCGTATTATAAAGCTAGAAGAATTGGCTTATGAAACAACCGGGAAAAAAGGTACCATTACATGGTATATAATGACGTCGGAGCATACCATTCAGCCTACTTTTGAGTATCTGGAATCGAACAACTATTTTGGAATGAAAAAGGAAAATGTGATTTTATTCAAACAGGGGTCGTTACCCTGCTTTGAATATGATGGCAAAATAATGCTTGACCAAAAACATCGAATTGCCAGAGCTCCCGATGGTAATGGTGGCATTTATCGAGCCATGAAAAACCAGGGCATTTTGGATGacttaaccaaaagaggaatTCTGTACTTGCACGCTCACAGTGTAGACAATATTTTGATTAAGGTTGCCGATCCCGTATTCATTGGCTATTGTGCTCTGGAAAATGCTGAATGTGCAGCAAAGGTTGTAGAAAAGTCATCCCCGACAGAAGCTGTGGGTGTGGTGGCAATTGTTGACGGAAAATATCAAGTTGTGGAGTACAGTGAAATCTCGTCTAAAACTGCTGAAATGCGTAATGCAGACGGTCGATTGACATTTAATGCTGGAAATATATGCAACCATTTCTTCTCCACTGCCTTTTTGCAGAAAGTTGGTTCGACTTTCGAACAAGAACTGAAATTACATGTAGccaaaaagaaaattccttTTGTTGATAATTCCGGAAAAAGGATTACACCTGAGAATCCTAATGGtattaaaatcgaaaaatttgtttttgatgtaTTTGAATTTGCACAGAAATTTGTGGCAATGGAAGTCCCTCGTGATGAGGAATTCAGTGCCTTGAAAAATGCTGATTCAGCAGGCAAAGATTGTCCATCGACCGCCCGCAGTGACTTGTATCGTCTGCATAAGAAATTTATTGAAGCCGCAGGAGGAATAGTACACGGAGAAGAGTGTGAAATATCACCATTTGTTAGCTACGCTGGCGAGAATTTATCATCTTTGGTCGAGGGAAAGTCATTTACAACACCGCTATATTTAAGTAGTGAGCGTGACAATACAGCGCATCTATAA
- the Sec61alpha gene encoding SEC61 translocon subunit alpha: protein MGIKFLEVIKPFCSILPEIAKPERKIQFREKVLWTAITLFIFLVCCQIPLFGIMSSDSADPFYWIRVILASNRGTLMELGISPIVTSGLIMQLLAGAKIIEVGDTPKDRALFNGAQKLFGMVITIGQAIVYVMTGMYGDPSEIGAGVCLLIIIQLFAAGLIVLLLDELLQKGYGLGSGISLFIATNICETIVWKAFSPTTVTTGRGTEFEGAVIALFHLMATRNDKVRALREAFYRQNLPNLMNLLATVLVFAVVIYFQGFRVDLPIKSARYRGQYSSYPIKLFYTSNIPIILQSALVSNLYVISQMLAVKFQGNFFINLLGVWADVGGGGPARSYPIGGLCYYLSPPESVGHILTDPIHAILYIVFMLGSCAFFSKTWIDVSGSSAKDVAKQLKEQHMVMRGHRENSMIHELNRYIPTAAAFGGLCIGALSVLADFLGAIGSGTGILLAVTIIYQYFEIFVKEQSEMGGMGTLLF, encoded by the exons ATGGGAA TTAAATTCCTCGAAGTAATAAAACCTTTCTGCAGTATACTGCCAGAAATAGCTAAACCCGAACGCAAG ATCCAATTCAGAGAGAAAGTGTTATGGACTGCCATAACGCTCTTCATCTTTTTGGTATGCTGTCAAATCCCTCTCTTCGGTATTATGAGTTCCGACTCTGCTGATCCCTTCTACTGGATTCGTGTTATATTGGCCTCCAATCGTGGTACCCTTATGGAATTGGGTATCTCTCCCATTGTCACATCTGGTTTGATCATGCAATTGTTGGCCGGTGCCAAAATCATTGAAGTTGGCGATACACCCAAGGATCGCGCTTTGTTTAATGGTGCTCAAAAGCTTTTCGGTATGGTTATTACCATTGGTCAAGCCATCGTTTATGTTATGACTGGCATGTACGGTGATCCATCTGAGATTGGAGCTGGTGTGTGTTTATTGATCATCATCCAGTTGTTCGCTGCTGGTTTGATTGTTTTGCTTTTGGATGAATTGTTGCAGAAAGGCTACGGCTTGGGCTCCGGTATTTCCCTTTTCATTGCCACGAATATTTGCGAAACAATTGTGTGGAAGGCCTTCTCACCAACCACAGTTACAACTGGCCGTGGAACAGAATTTGAAGGTGCTGTAATTGCTCTATTCCACTTGATGGCCACCCGCAATGACAAAGTTCGCGCTCTTCGTGAAGCTTTCTATCGCCAGAACCTGCCCAATTTGATGAACTTGTTGGCCACCGTTCTTGTTTTCGCTGTTGTCATTTACTTCCAAGGCTTCCGTGTTGATTTGCCCATCAAATCTGCCCGTTATCGTGGACAATACAGCAGTTATCCCATTAAGCTTTTCTATACCTCCAACATTCCTATTATCCTCCAATCGGCTCTAGTGTCGAATTTGTATGTTATCTCACAGATGTTGGCTGTTAAATTCCAAGGAAACTTCTTCATCAACTTACTCGGTGTTTGGGCTGATGTTGGCGGCGGCGGCCCAGCTCGTTCATATCCCATTGGTGGTCTCTGTTACTATCTATCGCCACCTGAAAGTGTTGGCCATATCTTAACGGATCCTATTCACGCAATCCTCTACATTGTATTTATGTTGGGATCCTGCGCCTTCTTCTCCAAGACATGGATTGATGTATCTGGAAGCTCTGCCAAGGAT GTTGCTAAACAATTGAAGGAACAACACATGGTTATGCGTGGCCATCGTGAAAATTCTATGATCCATGAATTAAATCGTTATATTCCCACTGCAGCTGCCTTCGGAGGACTCTGCATTGGTGCTCTGTCGGTTTTGGCTGATTTCTTAGGTGCCATCGGCTCCGGCACCGGTATTCTGTTGGCCGTCACAATTATCTATCAATACTTCGAAATCTTCGTCAAGGAACAATCGGAAATGGGCGGTATGGGAACGCTGCTGTTCTAA